A window of Dehalococcoidia bacterium genomic DNA:
CGACAGGAGCTCGGCGGCGGCCTTCCCCCTACGTCCATCGTCGACGTCGGTCGTCTCGCCATTGTCACCGCGGGCGCTGTCTGGGCCCTCAACCCGCGCCTGCCGCGCTCTCTCGCTTTCGCCGGCTCCGCCCTGACGTTGCCCTCCCTCACGCTTCTGGCTCTCTATGCGCTCTCCGTCCTCTGGGCGCGCGACGTCGAGGCCGCCCGTTCCGAGACGCTGCGCCTCGCCTTCCTCATCGCCTTCGCTGCCCTCATCCCCGTCTTCGTCCGCGACCGGCAGACGCTGCGCTGGTGCCTCTTCGCGCTCATCGCATCAGCGGCCCTGCTCGCCGTCGCCGGCGTCTACCAGCAGGCGACGGGCGTCTTCTTCTGGAACGAGGGGCTCGGCCTCTACGGCGAGCGCCGGATCAACGCCACCTTCGCCGACCCCAACCACTTTGCGCGCCTCCTGCTCCTTGCTCTCGTGCTGGGCATCGCCCTGTTCTTCTTCGTCGAGCGCTGGTGGCGTCCGCTGCTGGCCGCCGCCCTCGCGTTCTGCGCCCTCACCCTCGTGTTCACCGGCTCGCGCAGCGCCTGGCTCATCGCCGCGCCGCTGCTGCCTCTGCTCGTTCTCTTACTGCCGCTCTCCGGCCGGCTGCGACTCCGCCTGCTGGCGGCGGGCGGCCTGGCGCTTGTCGCCGCCGTCGCCCTCGGGCTTGCCGTCAGCCCCTACTTCCGCGACCGCATCGAGACCTTCCGCTTCGGCGCCGAGGCGTCGGGGGCGCGCCCGTACCTCATCGAAGCGGGGCTGCACATGTTCCGCGATCACCCCGTCTGGGGCGTCGGCGCAGGCGGCTACCAGGACTCGTTCGTGAACGACTACTACTACTACAAAGACCCGAAGATAAAGGCGAACGTGACCCTTTCCCACACCTCCGCCGTGACCGTCATCTCTGAGCTCGGCGTCCTGGGCGCCGTCGCCGCGCTGTTTCTCCTCTTCCGCTGGGCGCGGATAGGAGGTCGTCTCTGGGCGAACGGCGCCAGCGAGACGAAAGCGCTCGTGCTCGGCCTGTGGGGGATGTCGCTCGTAATACTGTTGTCCAGCCAGACGGAGGGACGCCTCTTCGACGACCCCTACCTCTGGCTCGCGTTCGGACTCGGCGTGGCGCTGCAACGGATCGCCAGAGAGGAGGAGTCGACCTCGCGTGCGGGTCTGCTATCTCGCTGACGCCCCCTACGTCCATACCGTGCGCTGGGTGCGCCACTTCGCCGCCCTCGGCTGGGAGGCGCACGTCGTCTCCTTCCGCCCGGCCGAGATCGAGGGCAGCCGCGTCCACTACGTCGACGGCTGGGAGCGCGCGCGCAAGCTGCGCTATCTCATCCACGCGCGGCGGGTCCGGCGCCTCGTCCGCAGCATCGAGCCCGACCTGCTGCACGCCCTTCACCTGACGAGCTACGGTTTCCTGGGCGCGTACGCCGGCGTCCACCCGTTCATCGCCTCCGTCTGGGGCACCGACATCCTCCAGGCGCCGCGTCTGAGCCCGTTTCACGGGTTTATCACGCGCTACGCCCTCCGGCACGCCGACCGCATCACCGCGACCGGCGTCCGCCTCGCCGAGGCCACCGTGCGCTACGTTCCCGAAGGCAAGCCGGTCACCGTCGTGCCGTACGGGGTCGACCTCGATGCGTTCCGCCCGCAGCCGAAGCCGGACGGCGCCGCCCTCACCATCGGCAGCGTGGGACGCCTCTCGCCCGAGAAGGGGCTGCCCTACCTCCTGCGGGCAGCGGCGGAGGTCGCGCGCGTGCGCCCCGATGTGCGGGTGCTGCTCGCCGGCGACGGCCCGGAGCGGCGGCGTCTCCAGCGGCTGGCGGCGCGGCTGCGGCTGGACGTCGAGTTCGCGGGCGAAGCGCCGCACGAGCGCGTCCCCGACATCCTCGCCCGCCTCAACGTCTTCGTCATGCCCTCCACCTACGAGGGGTTCGGCGTCGCCGCCCTGGAGGCGCAGGCGATGGAGGTGCCGGTAGTGGCCTCGAACGTGTACGGCATCCCCGACGTGGTGGAAGACGGCGTGACGGGCATCCTCGTGCCCCCCAGGGACGTTCGGGCGCTGGCCGACGCCCTGCTGTCGCTCCTCGACGACGCGGAGAAGCGGCGCGCGATGGGGAGCGCGGGGAGGCGGTTCGTCGCACACCGCTACTCGTGGCGGGAGAACGCCGCTCAGATGGAGGCGCTCTACCGCGAGCTGCTGCAATAGTCACGTCTCTTGATTCGACGGACGCTTCGGGGGCCTTGACGCGCAGCGCAGATGCTCGACCGCTACTCCTGCGTCCGCAAGCACACCGCCATAGGTTGCGGCGCTCGCCAAGCCGTGCTATTTTCTTAAGGCATTCGCCAAACAAGCCGGCTCATTCACCCGCTGTTTCACAATCGTCACAAGATCGCGACAGAAATGGCCAAAGCCACGGATGGCCTGCCCTTCGTATCCGTTCTCATTCCGATGCGCAACGAGGAGCGCTACATCGGACCGTGCCTGCGCAGCCTCGCGCGCCAGGACTATCCCCGCGACCGCTTCGAGGTGCTGGTGATGGACGGCGCCTCCACCGACCGCTCGCGCGAACTCGCGCAGAACGTGGCGCAGAGCGAGAGCCTGCCGCTCCGCCTCATCGATAACCCCGGTCGCTCGACCGCCCGCGGCCTCAATCTCGGGCTGCGCGAGGCCCGCGGCGACGTCATCGTCCGCGTCGACGCCCATACGGCCGTGGCGCCCGACTTCCTGACGGAGAGCGTCGCCGCCCTGCGTGAGACGGACGCCGACGGCGTGGGCGGCCCCATCGAGAGCGTGGGCGAGGGGCTTGTCGGCGAGGCGATAGCGCTCGCCATGTCGTCGCCCTTTGGCGTCGGCAACGCCCACTTCCGCTATAGCCGGGAGACCCTCTACACCGATACCGTCGCTTTCCCCGCCTACCATCGAAAGCTGTTCGATGAAGTGGGCCCCTTCGCGGAGGACATCGAGTACGGCGAGGACGACGAGTTCAACTACCGCCTCGGCGACGCCGGCAAGAAACTGCTGCTGACCCCGCGCATAAGGTCGACTTACTTCACACGCTCGTCATTCGCCGCCCTCTTCCGTCAGTACCTGGGCTACGGCAGGGCGAAGGTGGAGGTGCTGCGGCGGCACCCCCGTCGCGCGCGGCTGCGGCAGTTTGTGCCTGCCATCTTCGTCGGCACGCTCGCCGCGCTCAGCGCCCTCTCACTCGTGTGCGGGGCGTCGAGGAGAGCGCTGGCCGTCGTGGCCCTGTCGTATCTCGCCGCCTCGCTCGCGTTCTCCGTGCGGATCGCCTCCCGCCGCGGGTGGCGCTACCTGCCGCTACTGCCGGCGGCGTTCGCCTGTTTGCACGTCGCCTACGGCATCGGCTTTCTGTGGAGCCTTGCGCGCACGGCCTCGAATAAGACCAGCACGCGACCAGACTTTGGGGAGGAAGTGGGATGACACAATCTGAAAACACGGGCGCGACGACCGAACAGGCCGCACCCTTGCCCTTCTGCCGGCCCGATATCACCGACGCCGAGATCAATGAGGTCGTCGACACCATACGCTCCGGCTGGCTGACCACCGGCCCGAAGACGCAGCAGTTCGAGGAGCAGTTCAAACGCTACGTCGGCAGCAAGCACGCCATCGCAGTCAGCTCCTGCACGGCCGCCATGCACCTCTCGCTGGCAGCGGCCGGCATCGGCGAGGGCGATGAGGTGATCACGACTCCCCTCACGTTCTGCGCCACCGTCAACGTCATCATCCATCAACGCGCCACTCCCGTCCTCGCCGACATCTCCCTCGACGACTACGACATCGACCCCGAGCAGGTCGAGCGGCGCATCACCCCGCGCACAAAGGCGATCATGCCTGTTCACTACGGCGGCCAGCCCTGCAAGATGGATGCCCTGCTCGACATCGCGCGGCGCCATAAGCTGCTGCTCATCGAGGACGCCGCCCACGCCGTCGGCGCCAACTACCGCGGGCGCCCCATCGGCACCATCGGCGACACGACGTCGTTCAGCTTCTACGTCATCAAAAACCTGACGACAGGCGAAGGCGGGATGATCACCACTAACGACGACGCCCTCGCCGACAAGCTCCGGCTGCTGCGGCTGCACGGCATGAGCCACGACGCCTGGAAGCGCTACGACGCCCGTGGCTCCTGGTACTACGAGGTGCTCGCGCCCGGCTTCAAGTGCAACATGACGGATGTCCAGGCCGCGCTCGGCCTCCACCAGTTGGAGCGGCTGGAGGGCTTCCTCGGGAGACGGCGCCAGATTGTCGCCCTTTACGAGGAACGTCTGTCGCGCTTGCCCGAGTTGATTCTGCCCGCAGCGCGGCCCGAGGTGCGGCACGCCTGGCACCTCTACCCCATCGTGCTCAAGAACGACGGCCTGACCATCGGGCGCGACGAGCTCATTGAAGAACTCAAGGCGCGCGGGATCGGCACGTCCGTCCACTTCATACCCATCCATCATCATCCTTACTATCAGCAGGCGTTCGGCTGGAAGCCCGGCGACTTCCCCAACACCGACCAGGTGTTCTCCGGGCTCCTCTCGCTACCCCTGTTCACCCGCATGAGCGATGACGATGTTGAACGCGTGGCAACCGCTTTGGAGGAGATCATTGTCAACCACCGACGCTAAACCTTTATTGCCGGCAGAGCTCTTCGACCGGGTGGCTGCTACGCTGGGCTTCGTCGTCCTGAGTCCGCTCGTGCTTCTTCTCGGCCTGCTGGTGAAGCTCGATTCGCCGGGCCCTGCCCTCTTCGCCCAGAAACGGATCGGTTTACGCGGGCGGCCGTTCACCATGTACAAGTTCCGCACCATGACCGCGAACGCCCACGAGCAACCGCACCCGCCGCAGCGAGTGAACGACTTCTCGACCTTCGTCTTTCACTCCATCTGGCCCGACAAGCGGGTCACGCGGTTGGGGCGCATCATGCGGCGCGCCAGCCTCGATGAACTCCCGCAGCTCCTCAACGTCATCAAGGGCGACATGCGCCTCATCGGCCCCCGCCCGGACGAGCCTTATCTCGTCGAGCAGTACCGTCCGGAGTTCCACCGCCGCCACGACGTCAAGCCGGGAATCACCGGCCTCGCCCAGGTCAACGGCCGCTCCGATTTGACGTACTCTCAGATGATGGCTTACGATCTGGACTACGTGGACAATCACCCCTTTTCTCGCGATCTCGCCATTCTAATGAAGACGGTGGCGGTCGTCTTGCGCAAGGAAGGAGCCCGTTGAGAGAGGCCCCGCGCAAAGCCCTTAAGGGAGGAGGCGGCTAGACAAGGATGCGAGACCTGAGCCAGATCAGACTGTTCGTGCGGGCGCTGCCCTTCCTGGCGATCGACTTTCTCATCGTGATGGCCGCCTACGCCGCCGGTTTGGCCCTCCGCTTCGACGGCAACGTCCCCGAAGAGTCGTGGAACTGGTTCTTCTGGGCCGTCCCCCTCATCGGTGTCGCGTATCTCTTCAGCAACCTGGTGTTCGGCGTCTACCGCACCGCCTGGCAGTACGGAGGCCTCACCGACGCCTTCTATCTGGGGCTGGCCGTCAGCCTGGTCACCCTGCTGGCATTCGGCATAAACGCCATGCTGGAGCACCGGCCCATCCCTCTCAGCGTCAACCTGATAAGCGGCGCACTCATCCTCCTTTTCATGGGTCTTGTGAAGCTTTCTCCGCGTCTTATCTCAGGCACGGCGGCCCCCCTGCGCTTCGGCTCCCGCGCCGGGCGCGGCGTCATCATCGTCGGAGCGGGGAGCACCGGCCAGCTCCTCGCCCGCGAGCTGCTGCACAATCCGCACTGGAACTACCGGCCGCTTTGCTTCATCGACGACGACCCGAAGAAGAAGGGCGTGCGCATCCACAGCGTGCCCGTCCTCGGCAACCGCTACGACATCCCCACGCTTGTCGACAAGCACAGCGCCGACCTCGTCGCCCTTGCCGTCCCCACGGCGACGGCGGCCAGCATCCACGAACTTCTGACCCTTTGCGAGTCGATACACGTTCCCGTGCGCATCGTGCCCCCCCTCGACGCCATCGTAAGCGGCAAGGCCAAGCCGGGCGAGATGCGCGAGGTCACCATCGACGACCTCATAGACCGCGACGAGGTGGGGATCGACCTGCCGCGCTGCCGTGAGCTGATCGAGGGCAAGTCCATACTCATAACGGGCGCCGCCGGCTCCATCGGCTCCGAGCTTGCGCGGCGCGTCCTCGAATTCAAGCCCGCCAGCCTTCACCTCCTCGACGCCAACGAGGGCGGCCTCCACGAGCTGCGCGTCGAGCTTTCCCAGCGCTCGGAGGACTGCCAGATCAGGCCCTGGATGGGCGGAATCAACGACAGGAACAAGGTCTTCCAATCATTCGAGGCGGCGCGGCCCCACCTCGTCTTCCACTCCGCCGCCTATAAACACGTGCCTTTGCTGGAAGAGAACCCCGACCAGGGCTTCCTCGTCAATGTACTTGGCACGCTTAACGTCTTTCAGGCGGCGAGGCACGTCGGCACCCAGAAGGTGATCTTCCTCTCCAGCCACGCCGCCATGAACCCCTCCAGCGTCATGGGTGCCACCAAGCGCATCGGCGAGCTCCTTGCCCGCAGCCTCGGCGACGAGCGGACGAAGATCGCCGCCGTCCGCCTCGCCAACGTCATCGACAGCCGCGGCGGCGTGATGAGCACGTTCTGGCGCCAGATCCAGCGCGGCGGCCCCGTCTCCGTCACCCACCCCGACGTCGCCCGCTACTTCCTCACCGTCCACGAGGTCGCAAGCCTCATACTGCAGGTCGCCGTCCTCGCCGACACAGGCAACGTCTTCGTGCTCGACGTCGGCGAAGAGGTCAAGATTGCGGACCTCGCGGAGCGCATGATCCGCTCCAAAGGGTTCGAGCCGGGGCGCGACATGGAGATCGTCTTCACGGGGCTGCGTCCGGGCGAGAAGCTGCGCGACGACCTTGTCGGCGAGGGCGAGGCCCTTCAGCCGACCGCGCACCCGAAGGTGTTCGCCGCCCGCGGGCCCGCCGTCTGCCCTTCCGACGAACTGCTTCGCCGCATCGCCGAGACGGAGATGCACCTCGCGCGCGGCCCCGACGCCGTCGCCGCCGAGCTCCACGCCCTCGCCCGCCTCGACCTCTCCGCGCCGACGGCCACTTAGCGCTGCACAGGAACCTCGCCGTGAAGATCGTCTCGGTGGTGGGAGCGCGCCCTCAGTTCATAAAGGCCGCCGCCCTCAGCCGCGTGCTGTCCGCCCGCCACCAGGAGGTGCTCGTCCACACCGGCCAGCACTACGACCCCCTCCTTTCCGATGTCTTCTTCTCCGAGCTCGATCTGCCGCCGCCGGACTACCATCTCGGCGTCGGCTCCGCCACGCACGGAAAGCAGACGGCGCAAATCCTCGAGCGACTGGAGCGCGTGCTGCTGAAGGAGCGGCCGCAGCGCGTCCTCGTCTACGGCGACACTAATTCGACCCTCGCCGGCGCTCTCGCCGCCGCCAAGCTCAACATCCCGCTCGCCCACGTCGAAGCGGGGCTCCGCAGCGGCGACCGCACGATGCCCGAAGAGCTCAACCGCATCCTCGCCGACCACTGCGCCGACCTCCTCTTCTGCCCCACGCAGACCGCAGTCGACAATCTGGCCCGCGAAGGGATAACGGCCGGCGTCCACCTCGTCGGCGACGTCATGTACGACGCCCTTCTCGCGCAACTGGAGCGGCTGGACCCGCGGGCCAAGCTCGAACGCCTGGCGCTTACCCCCCGCGGGTACGTTCTCGTGACCGTTCACCGCGCCGCCAACACCGATGATCCGCGCCGTCTCCGCGCCATCCTGGACGCCCTCGGCGCGCTCGCGCTGCCCGCCGTCTTCCCCGCGCACCCGCGCGTTCTCAAGGCAATGGCCGCCGCGCGCCTCTCGCCGCCTCCTAACGTCCGCGTGATCGACCCCGTCGGCTACGGCGACATGCTCGCCCTCGAAAAAGAGGCCCATCGCGTCCTCACCGACTCCGGCGGCATGCAGAAAGAGGCCTTTCTTCTCGGCGTCCCTTGCGTTACCCTGAGGGACGAAACGGAGTGGCCCGAGACTGTAGCGTGCGGTTGGAACACGCTCGCCGGCGCGGACGCGGAGCGCATTGCCGCCGCCGTTGAGCGCCCGCCGCCGACCGGCGACAGGCCGCCGCTCTTCGGCGATGGCCACGCCGCAGAGAAGATCGTGAGGGTCCTGAAGGGATGATCCACCCCAGCGCTGAAGTTTCGCCGGACGCGAAGATCGGCGAGAAGACGGTCATCTGGAACGAGGCGCAGGTCCGCGAGGGGGCTGTCGTTGGCGCCGAATGCATCATCGGCAAGGGTGCCTACATCGACAGGGACGTGGTGGTAGGAAACAAGGTGAAGGTCCAGAACCGCGCCTCCCTCTACCGGGGCGTGACGGTCGAGGACGGCGCCTTCATCGGACCGCACGTCGCCTTCACCAACGATCGCTACCCCCGCTCGATCACGCCCGACGGCCGCCTGCGCACCGACGACGATTGGGAGCCGGAGCCAACGCTCGTGCGCTACGGCGCGTCCATCGGCGCGGGCTCCGTCATCCTCCTCGGCGTGACCATCGGCCGCTGGGCCATGGTGGGCGCCGGGTCGCTTGTCACCCGCGACGTGCCCGACCACGCGCTCGTCAAAGGCAGTCCCGCACGCGTGACCGGCTACGTCTGCTGCTGCGGCCGCCCGCTCCGGTACGATGCCGCCTGCGGCCACTGGCTCTGCGACGCCTGCGGCGCCTTCTTCGATCTCTCGGCACCGAGCTGCAGATGACCCTCATTCCTATCGCTCAACCGCTTCTCGGAGATGAGGAGAAGCAAGCGGTCCTGGAGGTCATCGACTCCGGGCGGCTGGCGCAGGGGCCGCGCGTCCAGCGCTTCGAAGAGGCCTTCGCCGCCATGTGCGGCGTACGGGAAGCAGTGGCCGTCTCGTCGGGCACGACGGCGCTGATGGCCGCCCTCCTCGCTTGCGGCATCGGCGCCGGCGACGAAGTTATCACGAGTCCGTTCACGTTCATCGCCACCGCCAACGCCATCGTCTTCACCGGCGCCCGCCCTGTCTTCGTCGACGTCAGCGAAAGCGACTTCAACATCGACCCAGCGCTCATCGAGGCGAAGATCACTTCCAATACGAAGGCTATCTTGCCCGTGCACCTGTACGGCCATCCCGCCGACATGGAGCAGATCATGCGCATCGCAGGCGCGCGCGGCCTCGCCGTCATCGAAGACGCCTCCCAGGCGCACGGCG
This region includes:
- a CDS encoding O-antigen ligase family protein; the encoded protein is MAVAEARQPAARARPRHAATPALAIVVLVGGVAAAVVVGARYPALLALSAGWLVLAAAVFRRPQLAVPVIVLLLPLEISKLFFPFLSTRQELGGGLPPTSIVDVGRLAIVTAGAVWALNPRLPRSLAFAGSALTLPSLTLLALYALSVLWARDVEAARSETLRLAFLIAFAALIPVFVRDRQTLRWCLFALIASAALLAVAGVYQQATGVFFWNEGLGLYGERRINATFADPNHFARLLLLALVLGIALFFFVERWWRPLLAAALAFCALTLVFTGSRSAWLIAAPLLPLLVLLLPLSGRLRLRLLAAGGLALVAAVALGLAVSPYFRDRIETFRFGAEASGARPYLIEAGLHMFRDHPVWGVGAGGYQDSFVNDYYYYKDPKIKANVTLSHTSAVTVISELGVLGAVAALFLLFRWARIGGRLWANGASETKALVLGLWGMSLVILLSSQTEGRLFDDPYLWLAFGLGVALQRIAREEESTSRAGLLSR
- a CDS encoding glycosyltransferase yields the protein MRVCYLADAPYVHTVRWVRHFAALGWEAHVVSFRPAEIEGSRVHYVDGWERARKLRYLIHARRVRRLVRSIEPDLLHALHLTSYGFLGAYAGVHPFIASVWGTDILQAPRLSPFHGFITRYALRHADRITATGVRLAEATVRYVPEGKPVTVVPYGVDLDAFRPQPKPDGAALTIGSVGRLSPEKGLPYLLRAAAEVARVRPDVRVLLAGDGPERRRLQRLAARLRLDVEFAGEAPHERVPDILARLNVFVMPSTYEGFGVAALEAQAMEVPVVASNVYGIPDVVEDGVTGILVPPRDVRALADALLSLLDDAEKRRAMGSAGRRFVAHRYSWRENAAQMEALYRELLQ
- a CDS encoding glycosyltransferase family 2 protein, whose amino-acid sequence is MAKATDGLPFVSVLIPMRNEERYIGPCLRSLARQDYPRDRFEVLVMDGASTDRSRELAQNVAQSESLPLRLIDNPGRSTARGLNLGLREARGDVIVRVDAHTAVAPDFLTESVAALRETDADGVGGPIESVGEGLVGEAIALAMSSPFGVGNAHFRYSRETLYTDTVAFPAYHRKLFDEVGPFAEDIEYGEDDEFNYRLGDAGKKLLLTPRIRSTYFTRSSFAALFRQYLGYGRAKVEVLRRHPRRARLRQFVPAIFVGTLAALSALSLVCGASRRALAVVALSYLAASLAFSVRIASRRGWRYLPLLPAAFACLHVAYGIGFLWSLARTASNKTSTRPDFGEEVG
- a CDS encoding DegT/DnrJ/EryC1/StrS aminotransferase family protein; translated protein: MTQSENTGATTEQAAPLPFCRPDITDAEINEVVDTIRSGWLTTGPKTQQFEEQFKRYVGSKHAIAVSSCTAAMHLSLAAAGIGEGDEVITTPLTFCATVNVIIHQRATPVLADISLDDYDIDPEQVERRITPRTKAIMPVHYGGQPCKMDALLDIARRHKLLLIEDAAHAVGANYRGRPIGTIGDTTSFSFYVIKNLTTGEGGMITTNDDALADKLRLLRLHGMSHDAWKRYDARGSWYYEVLAPGFKCNMTDVQAALGLHQLERLEGFLGRRRQIVALYEERLSRLPELILPAARPEVRHAWHLYPIVLKNDGLTIGRDELIEELKARGIGTSVHFIPIHHHPYYQQAFGWKPGDFPNTDQVFSGLLSLPLFTRMSDDDVERVATALEEIIVNHRR
- a CDS encoding sugar transferase; amino-acid sequence: MSTTDAKPLLPAELFDRVAATLGFVVLSPLVLLLGLLVKLDSPGPALFAQKRIGLRGRPFTMYKFRTMTANAHEQPHPPQRVNDFSTFVFHSIWPDKRVTRLGRIMRRASLDELPQLLNVIKGDMRLIGPRPDEPYLVEQYRPEFHRRHDVKPGITGLAQVNGRSDLTYSQMMAYDLDYVDNHPFSRDLAILMKTVAVVLRKEGAR
- a CDS encoding nucleoside-diphosphate sugar epimerase/dehydratase — translated: MRDLSQIRLFVRALPFLAIDFLIVMAAYAAGLALRFDGNVPEESWNWFFWAVPLIGVAYLFSNLVFGVYRTAWQYGGLTDAFYLGLAVSLVTLLAFGINAMLEHRPIPLSVNLISGALILLFMGLVKLSPRLISGTAAPLRFGSRAGRGVIIVGAGSTGQLLARELLHNPHWNYRPLCFIDDDPKKKGVRIHSVPVLGNRYDIPTLVDKHSADLVALAVPTATAASIHELLTLCESIHVPVRIVPPLDAIVSGKAKPGEMREVTIDDLIDRDEVGIDLPRCRELIEGKSILITGAAGSIGSELARRVLEFKPASLHLLDANEGGLHELRVELSQRSEDCQIRPWMGGINDRNKVFQSFEAARPHLVFHSAAYKHVPLLEENPDQGFLVNVLGTLNVFQAARHVGTQKVIFLSSHAAMNPSSVMGATKRIGELLARSLGDERTKIAAVRLANVIDSRGGVMSTFWRQIQRGGPVSVTHPDVARYFLTVHEVASLILQVAVLADTGNVFVLDVGEEVKIADLAERMIRSKGFEPGRDMEIVFTGLRPGEKLRDDLVGEGEALQPTAHPKVFAARGPAVCPSDELLRRIAETEMHLARGPDAVAAELHALARLDLSAPTAT
- the wecB gene encoding UDP-N-acetylglucosamine 2-epimerase (non-hydrolyzing); amino-acid sequence: MKIVSVVGARPQFIKAAALSRVLSARHQEVLVHTGQHYDPLLSDVFFSELDLPPPDYHLGVGSATHGKQTAQILERLERVLLKERPQRVLVYGDTNSTLAGALAAAKLNIPLAHVEAGLRSGDRTMPEELNRILADHCADLLFCPTQTAVDNLAREGITAGVHLVGDVMYDALLAQLERLDPRAKLERLALTPRGYVLVTVHRAANTDDPRRLRAILDALGALALPAVFPAHPRVLKAMAAARLSPPPNVRVIDPVGYGDMLALEKEAHRVLTDSGGMQKEAFLLGVPCVTLRDETEWPETVACGWNTLAGADAERIAAAVERPPPTGDRPPLFGDGHAAEKIVRVLKG
- a CDS encoding acyltransferase, encoding MIHPSAEVSPDAKIGEKTVIWNEAQVREGAVVGAECIIGKGAYIDRDVVVGNKVKVQNRASLYRGVTVEDGAFIGPHVAFTNDRYPRSITPDGRLRTDDDWEPEPTLVRYGASIGAGSVILLGVTIGRWAMVGAGSLVTRDVPDHALVKGSPARVTGYVCCCGRPLRYDAACGHWLCDACGAFFDLSAPSCR